The proteins below are encoded in one region of Lepisosteus oculatus isolate fLepOcu1 chromosome 10, fLepOcu1.hap2, whole genome shotgun sequence:
- the LOC102696200 gene encoding transmembrane protein 276-like, translating into MAESPVQWIISISNLILFLSSLYSARQLVKDHRAPALGFFLLASCAAVGVLPASSPALEAFRWEAAWASWVLSPALVTFGFLWLSEDRSTAYTLLGGATLLTALCDWLSEEGVAVMSRCVALSSLACSLTVCLFTTNHAGALGSLALSLPALLTPGVRGQALIPLITVEASEVILNSLMSLGSFATERALCKYLQELKGQS; encoded by the exons ATGGCCGAGAGTCCAGTCCAGTGGATCATCAGCATCTCAAATCTGATCCTGTTTCTCTCCTCATTGTACTCGGCTCGCCAGCTTGTAAAG GACCACAGAGCACCTGCACTAGGATTTTTCCTGCTGGCGTCCTGCGCTGCAGTGGGGGTCCTACCCGCCTCCAGTCCAGCCTTAGAGGCATTTCGGTGGGAGGCAGCGTGGGCCAGCTGGGTGCTGTCACCAGCGCTGGTAACCTTTGGGTTCCTGTGGCTCAGCGAGGATCGCTCCACGGCCTACACTCTGCTGGGGGGAGCCACCCTGCTCACGGCACTCTGTGATTGGCTGTCCGAAGAGGGCGTGGCAGTGATGTCACGCTGTGTGGCTTTATCTTCACTGGCATGTTCGCTCACTGTCTGTCTCTTCACCACAAACCATGCTGGGGCACTTGGGAGTCTGGCCCTGAGCCTGCCTGCCTTGTTGACCcctggggtcagaggtcaggctCTCATACCACTGATTACAGTTGAAGCCTCAGAGGTTATCCTGAACAGCCTGATGTCACTGGGGAGCTTTGCAACAGAGAGAGCTCTGTGCAAGTACCTACAGGAGCTCAAGGGCCAGAGTTGA